In a genomic window of Lathamus discolor isolate bLatDis1 chromosome 4, bLatDis1.hap1, whole genome shotgun sequence:
- the LOC136013403 gene encoding breast cancer type 2 susceptibility protein-like, with the protein MDSTMACKPVERLTFFEIFKAHCSGSDLGPVSLNWFEELSAEAPPYEPKLLGELDGPLGWLDQTSFKTPRAKPSTYSQLVSTPPIFKEQILPPYSSPGKEVNQKKVEASRENLTSPSITGRKVIDQENEILASPPGTCHNFLAASPAILRNTYRTPQRNNIPGPYGSLFCTPKLLEVRTPKRISESLGAEVDPDMSWSSSLATPPTLGATVILARENDSISGWQQDGRADIISHNFFSNHDKCPGTSDASMLPVKETVELTAEDDIKDFGYSVYNQYLYKLSDTPGFLFSIKTKGSCLSKKKYSQGMYVFASCFL; encoded by the exons ATGGATAGCACAATGGCTTGCAAACCTGTGGAGAGACTGactttctttgaaatatttaaggCACATTGCAGTGGATCAG aCTTAGGACCCGTCAGTCTCAACTGGTTTGAAGAACTCAGCGCAGAAGCACCCCCATATGAGCCTAAATTGTTAGGAGAACTTGATGGTCCCCTTGGCTGGCTTGATCAAACATCTTTTAAAACACCAAGGGCGAAACCCTCTACATATAGTCAGCTGGTATCAACTCCTCcaatttttaaagaacaaatattGCCACCGTATTCTTCTCCTGGAAAGGAAGTGAATCAGAAAAAAGTAGAAGCAA GCAGAGAGAATTTGACAAGCCCAAGTAtcacaggaagaaaagtaatagatcaagaaaatgaaatacttgCTTCTCCTCCTGGTACCTGTCACAACTTCCTTGCAGCTAG tCCAGCTATTTTAAGGAATACTTACAGAACACCACAGAGAAATAATATTCCAG gaCCATATGGAAGCTTGTTTTGCACACCTAAACTTTTGGAG GTCAGAACTCCAAAACGTATTTCTGAAAGCCTGGGAGCAGAAGTGGATCCAGATATGTCCTGGTCAAGTTCTTTAGCCACACCTCCTACACTTGGTGCAACAGTGATACTAG CTAGAGAGAATGATTCTATTTCTGGATGGCAACAGGATGGAAGAGCTGATATA ATTTCGCACAACTTTTTTTCCAACCATGATAAATGTCCTGGGACAAGTGATGCAAGTATGTTGCCTGTAAAAGAGACAGTGGAGCTAACTGCTGAAGATGACATCAAAGATTTTG GTTATTCAGTGTACAACCAGTACCTTTACAAGCTTTCAGATactcctggttttcttttttcaattaaaactaAAGGTTCCTGtttaagtaaaaagaaatatagcCAGGGCATGTATGTCTTTGCTTCCTGCTTCCTCTAA
- the ZAR1L gene encoding protein ZAR1-like has protein sequence MEGFVCSPFSTSSSFRSSLMPNRSWDPAVKQPSWKQGKSGAISPFLGGPLSPMASDYLDSCRRAQLQALLSQMGPGPAPPPRRASTREAGVQVSMRADAAVQCSLGPRTLPAGRPLSPVARRALGHLALYSPVTDRRLFTLPEAAAPQEKEAVAGTTPEAQAAEGDSRHRQAGRAEAAVPSTEAVFRRRAVFQFLEQKYGYFHCKECKTRWESAYVWCISGSNKVYFKQLCRKCQKAFNPYRVEAIQCQTCSKTRCSCPQKKRRIDFRRPHRQELCGRCKGKRLSCDSTYSFKYIV, from the exons ATGGAGGGCTTTGTCTGTTCCCCTTTTAGCACATCCTCCAGCTTCAGGAGCAGCCTCATGCCGAACCGCAGCTGGGACCCGGCAGTGAAGCAGCCCAGCTGGAAGCAAGGCAAGAGCGGCGCCATCAGCCCCTTCCTTGGAGGGCCCCTCAGCCCCATGGCCTCCGACTACCTGGACAGCTGCCGCCGGGCCCAGCTCCAGGCCCTGCTGTCGCAGATGGGCCCGGGGCCGGCGCCGCCACCGCGCCGGGCCAGCACCCGGGAGGCGGGGGTGCAGGTGAGCATGCGGGCCGACGCCGCGGTGCAGTGCTCGCTGGGGCCGCGCACGCTGCCCGCCGGCCGCCCGCTGAGCCCCGTGGCCCGCCGCGCCCTGGGGCACCTTGCTCTCTACTCGCCTGTGACGGACAGGCGCCTCTTCACGCTGCCGGAGGCCGCAGCACCCCAGGAGAAGGAGGCAGTGGCTGGAACGACCCCCGAGGCGCAGGCGGCGGAGGGTGACAGCAGGCATCGGCAGGCGGGGCGGGCAGAGGCCGCGGTGCCGAGCACGGAGGCGGTGTTCCGACGACGGGCTGTCTTCCAG TTTCTGGAGCAGAAGTATGGCTATTTCCACTGCAAAGAATGCAAGACCAGATGGGAGAGTGCTTATGTGTGGTGCATTTCTGGAAGCAACAAG gtgtaCTTCAAGCAGCTATGTCGCAAATGCCAAAAGGCCTTCAATCCCTATCGAGTGGAAGCAATCCAGTGCCAG ACCTGTTCAAAGACTCGTTGTTCCTGCCCTCAGAAGAAAAGACGCATTGATTTCAGGAGACCTCATCGCCAAGAACTCTGTGGCCGCTGCAAAGGCAAGAGGTTGTCCTGTGACAGCACTTACAGCTTTAAATACATTGTCTGA